From a single Rosa rugosa chromosome 7, drRosRugo1.1, whole genome shotgun sequence genomic region:
- the LOC133722595 gene encoding uncharacterized protein LOC133722595, with protein sequence MSFLPSSAWWRSHVNLRTLYMLFLGQLLSFFLALMSFTSSLIANLGVDTPITQTLSTYLLLALVYGGILLHRREKLRVSWYWYLLLGFVDVQGNYLVNEAYQFSSITSVTLLDCFTIAWVLILTWIFLGTRYSIWQLFGAALCVVGLGIVLLSDAGVAGGGGSQPLLGDVLVIAGTIFFALSNVGEEFCVKKRDRIEVVCMIGVFGFLVSVCQISILELKSLESVEWSTDLILAFVGYGLAGFMLYTLGPFVLQMSGATLFNLSILTSDMWAVVVRIFIYHQEVDWLYYLSFAIVVIGLIIYSVMEKEPDPVTSLEDGNPSYQILEDESATSRNESLAS encoded by the exons ATGAGCTTCTTGCCATCATCCGCCTGGTGGAGAAGCCATGTGAACTTGCGAACGCTGTACATGTTGTTCCTGGGTcagctcctctccttctttctcgcACTCATGAGCTTCACTTCATCTCTCATAGCCAATCTCG GTGTGGATACGCCGATTACACAGACCTTGTCCACTTACTTGCTTTTGGCTTTGGTTTATGGAGGAATCTTGCTGCATAGGCGTGAGAAATTACGG GTTTCTTGGTATTGGTATCTTCTCTTGGGGTTTGTGGATGTTCAAGGGAACTATCTTG TAAATGAAGCATATCAGTTCTCATCAATAACTAGTGTGACATTATTGGACTGTTTCACAATCGCTTGGGTGCTAATTCTCACATGGATCTTCCTCGGCACTCGATATTCCATATGGCAATTGTTTGGTGCAGCCCTCTGTGTGGTTGGGCTTGGCATAGTGCTCCTCTCTGATGCAGGGGTAGCTGGTGGAG GTGGTTCACAACCTCTTCTTGGAGATGTCCTGGTCATAGCAGGAACAATTTTCTTTGCACTGAGCAATGTTGGTGAG GAGTTTTGTGTGAAGAAAAGAGATCGTATTGAAGTAGTATGCATGATTGGTGTGTTTGGATTTCTAGTGAGTGTGTGTCAGAT ATCCATTCTGGAATTAAAGAGTTTGGAATCAGTGGAGTGGTCTACAGATCTT ATATTGGCCTTTGTTGGCTATGGATTGGCAGGCTTTATGCTATACACACTTGGTCCATTCGTTCTTCAG ATGAGTGGAGCCACATTGTTCAATCTCTCTATTCTCACATCTGATATGTGGGCTGTGGTTGTTCGCATCTTTATCTACCACCAGGAG GTAGACTGGTTATACTATTTATCATTTGCAATTGTAGTTATCGGACTCATCATTTATTCAGTAAT GGAAAAGGAACCTGATCCTGTAACTTCACTTGAGGATGGAAACCCTAGCTACCAAATTCTTGAAGATGAAAGTGCTACATCTAGAAATGAGTCTTTGGCCTCATGA